A segment of the Butyrivibrio fibrisolvens genome:
TTCTTTGCCTTCGCCTTCGTGTTTTTCAGTATCTTTACTTTCTTTTACCTGTTCGCTTTCTAAAAGACCTTTATCTGATGCTTCAATCTCTATCTTGTCTTCTAATGTCTTCGGTTCTGCGTCTTTTAGATTTTTAATGTTTTGTTCAAAGGTTCCTGAAAGCTCTTTTCCTTGAAACGTCTTAAGAGTTTCAAGCATCTGATCTATCTCCTGAGGCTCAGCGTCGTAATCTGTAGCTATGTCCTCAATCATCTTGCGAGCGCTTTCCATCAGGTCTTGCAGTGAATGTGAAAGATCTTCATCCATTAGAATCTCTGAAACATCCTCTGTACCGGTGACTTCCATTACCACTTGTGTCAGATTCTCAGGATTAAAAAGATCTGTTAGTGTCAATCCAAGCTGTGCTAAAATCTCTAATACTTCTTCATCTGTTACATCAAGTTCATCGGCTATCTCTGATACCAGCTCTTTGCCTGCATCTTCTAAATCTTCGCTTATCTCAGAGATTTTGTTTTCAAGATCGTTTGCCTTGTTCTCTTCTTTGATGCCTTGTGTCTGTTTCTTGTCTGGTCTGTTTGTTTCTGCTTTTTTAGTGTCTGTTTTTGAATCCTTTATTCTGTTTTCTGTGTCTGTCCGTCCTTTGTTGTTCACATCTTTTTGTGAAGCGGTCTGTCCGGTGTTTTGCAATGTACTATCTTTTTGTAGTGAATTGTTTGAGCCTGATATGTTCGATAGTCTTGCATCCTCGATGACACTGCCAAAATCACCGCCTTTGGTCGCCTGTTGTACTTTGCCTTGCTGCCGAGTCTGGGTCGATATCTGCGGCATC
Coding sequences within it:
- a CDS encoding flagellar hook-length control protein FliK; amino-acid sequence: MPGSTMGEALVLSMMPQISTQTRQQGKVQQATKGGDFGSVIEDARLSNISGSNNSLQKDSTLQNTGQTASQKDVNNKGRTDTENRIKDSKTDTKKAETNRPDKKQTQGIKEENKANDLENKISEISEDLEDAGKELVSEIADELDVTDEEVLEILAQLGLTLTDLFNPENLTQVVMEVTGTEDVSEILMDEDLSHSLQDLMESARKMIEDIATDYDAEPQEIDQMLETLKTFQGKELSGTFEQNIKNLKDAEPKTLEDKIEIEASDKGLLESEQVKESKDTEKHEGEGKEFKGENNNLFSQTDEIKTPEMNPYQQMVNDLKNAFNEAVNESTRPQTQGTNPLDVINQITDYMKVNVKETMTSMEIQLHPASLGTVRVMVEQAQDGGVTARFTASTEEAKTALQTQLIQLQQKLDEQGIKVNAVEVAVDAHAFEQNLEKGNQQNASEKEEKRQSRIRRINLGDPDLLQEGTLELDEETRLAAEMMAANGQTVDYQA